The Chloracidobacterium sp. genome contains the following window.
TTAGGATCGAAGATGCGATCCAAAGCGGCAGCTTTTTTGAAAATGAGGCACTCACACACGCATTTGCGCAGGCGTTTTCTAATGGCCGGCCCGTGCATCTGATCGGTATGTTGAGCGATGCGGGCGTCCATTCCTCGATCGAGACCATCTTTGGCTTGCTGCGAATGGCTAAGCGTTTCGGTGTGACTGACGTTTTTATTCACGGAATACTGGATGGCGTCGATGTGCCTAATCGGACGGCGGATATTTACGTCGAGGCACTTGAGATCAAATTAGCCGATATCGGAGTTGGCAGGGTAGCGACGCTCTGCGGACGCTACTTTGCGATGGACAGCCAGGGCAACTGGGAACGCACCGCACGGGCATACACGATGCTCGTCCACGCCGAAGGCGACCGGTCTGAGGATGCGGTGTCAGCGATCCGCAATTCGTTTCTACGCGGCATCACCGACGAATTTACTGCCCCGATCGTACTCGAAACCGAACTCGGGACTCCGGTCGCCCGTATTACAGAGGGCGACACGATAATCTACTTTAATCATCGTGCCGAATCGATGCGCCAGTTGGTCAGGTCTTTGTCCGTGCCGGACGCTCTCGGCTCCGCCAAGCCGACATTCAACTCTGTCTGTATGACGGAATACGATCAGGATTTTGGACTTTCTGTGGCGTTTCGGTCGGAAAGGTCGAGCAACGGCCTGACCGAGGTTTTGGCCTCCGCCGGGATCCAAAATGTGAAGATCAGCCAATCGGAGCGGTTTCCGCACATCACCTATTTCTTTAACGGCGGCAGAAATACCGAGCTCGAAGGTGAAAAGCACGTATTGCTGCCGACTCCACGTTCGGAAACGGCCGATCAGCAGCCCGAATCGCAAAGTTTCAAGATCGTTGATACTTTCATACACAATCTCGAATCTGCGCACGGCGGCGTGTACGTTGTAAACATTCCGGCCGGCGACCTCGCGGCCAAGACCGGCAAGATCGAAAAGACGGTGGAGGCGATCCAATATATCGACACTTGTATCGGCGGGATCGTCGAGCACGTCAGGGCCGCAGGCGGCGTCACGATAATTACCTCTTCGCACGGTAATTGCGAAGAAATGTCGGATGTCCTGTCCGGCGAACCTCACGGCACTTCGACGTCTAATCCGGTACCGTTCCACCTTATCGCTGATGGGCTAAATGGCACGGCACTTCGGAGCGGTGGGTCACTTGCGGACGTGGCACCGACAATACTGGCAATACTTGGCGTCGAAAAACCCGATGAAATGACCGGATCCGACCTTCGCACAAGCTGATCCGAGACATCACACAAAAATTCCACCTGCCGAATTCTCACATACCATATTTTTATCTATAATTGTGATTCCGCTCGATTTCAAGCAAACACATTATGGTAGAAGAATTTGCGTTCGATAACACCGAAGAACGCCGCAAAGTACGACAAAACGGAACAGGATGGGTCGAGGTGATCGCGGGATCGATGTTTTCGGGCAAATCCGAAGAATTGATCCGTCGTCTAACGCGGGCCCGCATCGCCCGTCAAAGGGTGCAGGTATTTAAGCCCAAGATCGACGCCCGTTATTCGCACGAGGAGATCGCCTCACACTCCGGCCAGACACACGATTCGACACCGGTTTCGACAACCGCTGAGATGATGGCTCAGGTGCTGGATGACACACAGGTGGTGGGGATCGACGAAGGACAGTTTTTTGATGCGGCGATCATCGACGCGGTCAATAAACTCGCCGCCGAGGGGCGACGAGTGATCGTCGCCGGACTCGATCAGGATTACACAGGTAAACCGTTTGACCCGATGCCGCAGTTACTGTCGATCGCCGAGTTTATCACCAAGACACACGCGATCTGTGTAAAGTGTGGTGCGACCGCTAACTACTCGCAACGAACCGTCGAGTCGGATGCCCGCGTCGAGGTCGGTGCCGCCGACAAATATGAGGCTCGATGCCGGATGTGCTTTATCCCGCACGCCGACTCGCCCACGCGTCACGACTAAGATCGAAGTTAATGTGAAGCGCAAAAAGAGGATGTCTGAAAAGTGAAAGTCACAGGAAATTGACGGCTACTTGACCGCAGATGATGCGGATAAAGCGGATTTCACGGATCGAGCAGATAAAGCGTTATCTTAATAACGGCTTTATCTGCTCGATCTGCGTTTAATTCTTCGTTCAATTTCCATAAATACTGACGTTTCGGACATCCTCTATTGCTTTGTGATATTCCCGAAAATTACTTCACGGCTTTCATTGAGTATAAGATCGCCGGGAAATCATCCGAGTGTTTGTCAAAGTTGCTGCCCTTGGTCGATGTCATAACGTTGAGTTGCTGTTTTTGTCCAAGATACGTTCGATAACCGATCCATTGATGTCTGCGGGGGCCCGACTTGTCTTCCGGCATCGTTTCGACAAATTCAACGCCGGTGACGCCGTCGATGTCGATGAGTCTGACCGATTCATATTTGCCGTTCTTCAACTGTTGCAAGGCTTGGTCGTGATATGCCTTGAGGCTGGTGTCCATCGGGAAACTATCAGGCATAACCGAGATATTTACCAAAAGGAACGCGTTGTCCGGCGACTGATAGTTGAATGATTCCTTCTTAACGTCCATTTTCTTCCAACTCGCCGGCAATTTCCACGAGAGCCCCTGATCGTCCCACTTCGTTTCGGTGCCGCCGTCCATAATCGCCTGTTGGCTCGCGGTCACTTTCGGCTTCTCAGCAGCCGATGACGATGTCCCCGGCGCGGTTGAGTTGCTTGAACTCGCCGTGTTTGAATTGGTTTCCGACGTGCCGCCGCTCATTTGCTTTAGCCGATCGCCGAGTCCGCAAAATGAGAAAGCAAAGAAGATAAGTCCAAGTGTAAGTAGTGATTTCATTCGAAAGCCTCCGTT
Protein-coding sequences here:
- a CDS encoding 2,3-bisphosphoglycerate-independent phosphoglycerate mutase, whose amino-acid sequence is MGIPKDRPLALIILDGWGHSARSEGNAIALAHTPYYDDVCARFPKTTLTASGIRVGQSPESAGNPEVGHVSIGTGRPATSESFRIEDAIQSGSFFENEALTHAFAQAFSNGRPVHLIGMLSDAGVHSSIETIFGLLRMAKRFGVTDVFIHGILDGVDVPNRTADIYVEALEIKLADIGVGRVATLCGRYFAMDSQGNWERTARAYTMLVHAEGDRSEDAVSAIRNSFLRGITDEFTAPIVLETELGTPVARITEGDTIIYFNHRAESMRQLVRSLSVPDALGSAKPTFNSVCMTEYDQDFGLSVAFRSERSSNGLTEVLASAGIQNVKISQSERFPHITYFFNGGRNTELEGEKHVLLPTPRSETADQQPESQSFKIVDTFIHNLESAHGGVYVVNIPAGDLAAKTGKIEKTVEAIQYIDTCIGGIVEHVRAAGGVTIITSSHGNCEEMSDVLSGEPHGTSTSNPVPFHLIADGLNGTALRSGGSLADVAPTILAILGVEKPDEMTGSDLRTS
- a CDS encoding thymidine kinase, whose translation is MVEEFAFDNTEERRKVRQNGTGWVEVIAGSMFSGKSEELIRRLTRARIARQRVQVFKPKIDARYSHEEIASHSGQTHDSTPVSTTAEMMAQVLDDTQVVGIDEGQFFDAAIIDAVNKLAAEGRRVIVAGLDQDYTGKPFDPMPQLLSIAEFITKTHAICVKCGATANYSQRTVESDARVEVGAADKYEARCRMCFIPHADSPTRHD